In Hyphomicrobiales bacterium, the sequence AACGCGGCCAGGGATGTCGAGGCGCAGGCCGCGCTCGGCAAGGAGCTCGCCGGCCAGGCCCGCTCGATGCGCGATTTCGTCGAGAAGATCGAGAAGGAGATTTCCGTCGCCAACAAGGCTGCGGACGCCGCACGCCAGGCGATCGAGCAGGAGACCCGCGAGCAGCGCGAACGCATGACGGCACTGGCCTTCAAGGACCCCGCGCGGCTGGCTCCGAAGATCGCCTTTTCCGATGCCAAGGGCCTGCTCGCGCTGCCTGTCGCGGGATCACGATTGCGTGGTTTCGGCGATCCTGACGGCGCCGGCGGCACGATCCGCGGAATTTCTCTGGAAACCCGTGCCAGCGCCCTAGTTTCGGCGCCTTCTGACGGTTGGGTCGTTTACGCAGGGCCGTTCCGCTCTTTCGGGCAACTCTTGATCCTGAACGCGGGCGGGGGGTACTACATTCTACTGGCTGGCATGCAGCGGATCGATGTCGCGCTCAATCAGTTCGTGCTGGCGGGGGAGCCGGTTGCGACGATGGGCGAAACATCGGAAGCTGCCGCGACGACGGTAGGGGTGGGAACCGGGCAACCGGTTCTCTATATCGAATTCAGGAAAGACGGCGTCTCGATCGATCCGACGCCGTGGTGGACGAAATCGCAAGGCGAAAAGGTTCGCGGATGATGCGCAAGGTTTCCCTCGTTCTCGCCGGCGCCATCATGGGCGCGGGCCTGACCGGACTGGCCACACAGACCAGGCTGCTCTCCTCGACCAGCGCCGTCGCGGCTTCGGCCGAGGTCTATCGCAGCCTCAATCTCTTCGGTGACATCTTCGAGAAGATCCGCACCGACTATGTCGACAAGCCGGACGAGCAGAAGCTGATCGAGGCCGCCATCAACGGCATGGTCTCCTCGCTCGACCCGCACTCCTCCTATCTCGACTCCAAAGCCTTCCGCGACATGGACACCGACATGCGCGGCCAGTTCGGCGGGCTGGGCATCGAGGTGACGATGGAGGACGGCGTCCTCAAGGTCGCCAAGCCGATCCGGGACACGCCCGCCTCCAAGGCCGGCATCCTGGCCAACGACATCATCCGCCAGATCGACGGCACCGAGGTGAAGGGGCTGTCCCTCACCCAGGCGGTCGAGAAGATGCGCGGGCTCATCAACACCCAGGTCACGCTCAAGATCGAGCGCCCGGGCAAGACCGATCCGCTCGAATTCACCCTGACCCGCTCGACCATCGTCGTGCCGGCCGTCGAGGAACGCGTCGAGGGCGATATCGGCTATATCCGCATCGGCACCTTCTCCGAGCAGACCTATGACGGCCTGCGCAAGGCGATCGAGAAGCTCGGCAACGAGATCGGCCAGGACAAGCTCAAGGGCTATGTCATCGATCTGCGCAACAACCGCGGCGGGCGCCTCGACCAGTCCGTGCTGGTTTCCGACGCATTCCTCGAACGCGGCAAGATCGTCTCGACGCGCGGCCGCAATGCCGAGGAGACCCAGGTCTTCAACGCCAAGTCGGGCGACCTGACCAAGGGCAAGCCGGTCGTCGTACTGATCAACGGCTCCTCCGCCTCGGCGGCCGAGATCGTCGCCGGCGCGCTGCAGGACCACAAGCGCGCGGTCGTGATGGGCACGCGCTCCTTCGGCAAGGGCTCGGTGCAGACCGTGATCCCGCTCGGCTCGAATGGCGGCCTGCGCCTGACCACGGCGCGCTACTACACGCCGTCGGGCAATTCGATCCAGGCCAAGGGCATCACGCCGGACATCGAGGTCCAGCAGGACATCCCGCAGGAGATCAAGGACAAGCTCGTCGAGAACAAGGGCGAAGCCTCGCTGAAGGGCCACCTCAAGGCCGGCGAGGGCGAGGAGCAGTCCGGCTCCGCCTCCTATGTCCCGAACGATCCGGCGAAGGATACCCAGCTGATCGCGGCCTTCAACCAGCTGCGCGGCATCAAGAAGGATACCGCCCAGATCGTCGAGAAGCCCGCCGAGAAGCCGGTGGCCGAAGCCGCTCCGGCACCGGCCGCGCCTGCGCCCGCCACCCCGGAAGCACCGAAGAACTGAGGTCTTCGGGCTCGACGCCGGGCCGCTTAGGCGACAAGACTAGCGTGCGGGCCACTGATTCGGGTCCGCGTCGCAACCTTGAGGACGGCTGACCTTGGCCGGAACGCCGCTGACGGAGCTCAATCGGCCGCTCGGCCAGGATCGAGCCGCGCCTTCCGGCAAGCCGTGGGGCCGCTGGCTCGCGACCGCGGCCGCCGGCTGCGTCGGCACCGTCATTCTCGGTCTCGCGCTGATCGCCGCATTGCGCCGCGATCCCGATGGCGGCGAACCGGTCGCCTATGCCGCGATCGAGAAGCGCGCCGCCCCAGCCTCTCCCATCGCTCCCGGCCCCGACACCGCGCCTCCCGGAGCGCGGGGCGCGGCAAGCGCCGCCCAGCTGGAGAACAGCGCCGGCGTGACCGTGGTGCGCGCCGGCGAGGATGCACCCGGCGCCATCGTCATCACGGTTCCCGACGAAGCCGGCGCGGTCAAGCTCGCGCCCGCCCCCGACAACCGGCTGGTGGAGCGCAGCCGCTACGGCCTGCTGCCGAAGCTCGGCCCGGACGGCGCCACCCCGGCCAAAATCTATGCCCGCCCGTCGGGACCGGAGCCGGCAACGAAACCGGCCGGGCGCATCGCCCTGCTCGTCGGCGGGCTCGGCATCAGCCAGAGCGGCACGGCGGACGCCATCGCGAAGCTGCCGGGGCCGGTCTCGCTGGCCTTCGCCCCTTATGGCACCGAGCTCGAACGCACGGTCCAGCGCGCCCGCGGCGAGGGCCATGAGGTCTTCCTGCAATTGCCGATGGAGCCCTTCGACTATCCCGACAACGATCCCGGCCCGCATACGCTGCTGACCGGACCGAAGGCTTCGGACAATGTCGACAAGCTGCACTGGTCGCTCGGCCGCTTCACCGGCTATGTCGGCATCGTGAATTTCCTGGGCGGGCGCCTGACATCCGACGAGAACGCGCTGTCGCCGATCCTGCGCGAGCTCGCCGGGCGTGGCCTGATGGTGATCGACGACGGCTCGTCGCAACGCAGCCTGCTCGCCAACTCCGCGAACCGCGCCCAGATTCCGGCGCTGAAGATCGACCGGGTCATCGACACCGCCGCCCGCGCCGATGCGATCGACAAGGAGCTCTCCGCGCTCGAGGCGCTCGCGCGGGAACAGGGCGTCGTCGTCGCCGCGGCCAGCGCCTTGCCGGTCTCGATCGAGCGGATCAATCGCTGGGCCGAGACGCTGGAGGCGAAAAAGATCACGCTCGTGCCCGTGAGCGCCGCCCGCAATTTCCGCAATCCGAAGACCACCGGATCGCTTTCGGCCGGACAGCCACGATGATCGAGACCGCTCCCGAAGGTTACCGCCCTTGCGTTGGCCTCGCCCTGTTCAATGCGCAGGGTCTGGTCTTCATCGGCCGGCGCGCCGACAAGACGAAGCGCGAGCATGTCGCGCCCGGCCATGCCTGGCAGATGCCGCAAGGCGGCATCGACGAAGGCGAAACACCGCTGCAAGCCGCCCGCCGCGAACTCGCCGAGGAAACGAATGTCACCTCGGTCGAGCTGCTGGCCGAAGCGCCGGGCTGGCTGAGCTATGATCTGCCGGTCGATATCGGCAAGGAGGCCTGGAAAGGCCGCTGGCGCGGGCAGGCCCAGAAATGGTTCGCGTTCCGCTTCGTCGGTCGTGACGACGAGATCGACATCCTGACGCCGTCGGGCGGCCACAAGGCCGAGTTCGATGCCTGGCGCTGGGCGAGGCTCGACGAGACGCCCGATCTGATCATCCCGTTCAAGCAGGGCGTCTACCGGCAGGTCGTGAGCCATTTCGCGCCGTTTGCCGGCGGTTGAAGCTGCGCCCCCGCCATCAGCTCATGGTGTAGACGACGCGCCCGATCCAATAGGCCTGATAGGCGAGATGCGTGAGCGCCAGCCCGATCTGAACCCCGCGCCGCTCCGATATGTAGGCCACGAGGCAAAGCAGCAATCCGATCGGGACCTGCACGAGATAGTCGCCGCTCAGCTGGCTCCAATGCTCGCTGCCCTTGATCAGCGTATCGACGATATCGAGCAGGAAGGCCGCGGCGAGCAGGCCGAAGAACCAGCGCCGGCGGCGGATGAAGAAATCCTCGTAGCCGGCATATTCGGAGATATTGTCCGGAAAGAGCAGCGCCGCGAGCAGATAGAGCACGACGGCATAGCCGATCAGGAAGAGATAGATCCCGAAGCTCCAGTTCGAGATGCGCGAGAGCCCGAACTCCCACCACCAGAACAGCACGAGCTCCAGCAGGATCGAGCCGACCCAGAGCATGTGGAGCAGCGACAGACGATGGCGGCCGGGATGCTGGATGAAGCTTGCCAGGCCGGTCAGCATCCGGGTGATGGCGAGGCCGATGACCATGCCCATGACGATGCGGACATGGGGGAAAAGCTCGTGCGGCGAAACCGTCTCCATGCCTCCTGCTTAGAACACTGTACCGGAAAGGGGAATCCGCCAAGCGAGAGGGGCGAGATGCTCACGGCCGCGAAGCGTTGAGATGGCCGGTCGAGGCTTTCCGACCTTTGCCCAGCGGCAGGTGCCGACAACGGCGGCCGATGCTAATCTCCGTAGCGCGGGGTTCGCCAGCATGGCGCCGACCGAGTAGCGGCGAGGCCCGCGCATCGACGCGCAGAATGCGCCCCGCATTCAGGGAGGTGTTCTTGAAGCCCGTGCATATGACCGAGCGACTCGCCTTCCATGGTGTCCGTCGTCAGAGGATTTGAGACTGTTGCGGCGTCTCAGGAACGGAGGCTCTGGCTCATCTGGGTTTAAGGCTATGCGGCGTGCAGCTGATGCTGCAAGCGTCTTTGGTGGATGGTCTGGCGTTTGATCCTTTCGCGTTCGGTGAGGATTGCCTGCCCGCGGCCGAAGTAGACATCGGCGGGCGTGAGGTTGCCGAGGCTCTCGTGGTAGCGGGCATGGTTGTAGTGCTCGACGAAAGCCGCGACCTGTCGTTCGAGATCGCCAGGCAGATAGTAGTTTTCCAGCAGGATGCGGTTCTTGAGGGTCTGGTGCCAGCGCTCGATCTTGCCCTGCGTCTGGGGATGATAGGGCGCGCCGCGAACATGCGGCATGCCCTTGCCATCGAGCCAGGTCGCGAGGTCGGCCGAGATGTAGGACGAGCCGTTGTCGCTCAACAGTCTCGGCCGATGCGCGACCGTGATCCGGTCGAGCCCCGATGCCGCCAGCGCCAGATCGAGCGTGGCGGTGACGTCGTCGGCCCGCATCGTCGCGCAGAGCTTCCAGGCGACGATATAGCGCGAGAAGTCGTCGAGGACGGTCGAGAGATAATACCAGCCCCAGCCGGTGATCTTCAGGTAGGTGAAGTCGGTCTGCCAGAGCTGGTTCGGCGCCGTCGTCTTGTACTTGAACTCGGACGCCGCCTTGATGACGATGTAGGCCGGGCTGGTGATCAGGTCATGCGCCTTCAGCAGCCGATACACCGAGGCTTCCGAGACGAAGTAGCTCTTCTCGTCGGTGAAGCGCACCGCCAGCTCGCGCGGGCTCAGTTCCGTCT encodes:
- the ctpA gene encoding Carboxy-terminal-processing protease, with translation MMRKVSLVLAGAIMGAGLTGLATQTRLLSSTSAVAASAEVYRSLNLFGDIFEKIRTDYVDKPDEQKLIEAAINGMVSSLDPHSSYLDSKAFRDMDTDMRGQFGGLGIEVTMEDGVLKVAKPIRDTPASKAGILANDIIRQIDGTEVKGLSLTQAVEKMRGLINTQVTLKIERPGKTDPLEFTLTRSTIVVPAVEERVEGDIGYIRIGTFSEQTYDGLRKAIEKLGNEIGQDKLKGYVIDLRNNRGGRLDQSVLVSDAFLERGKIVSTRGRNAEETQVFNAKSGDLTKGKPVVVLINGSSASAAEIVAGALQDHKRAVVMGTRSFGKGSVQTVIPLGSNGGLRLTTARYYTPSGNSIQAKGITPDIEVQQDIPQEIKDKLVENKGEASLKGHLKAGEGEEQSGSASYVPNDPAKDTQLIAAFNQLRGIKKDTAQIVEKPAEKPVAEAAPAPAAPAPATPEAPKN
- a CDS encoding putative divergent polysaccharide deacetylase (Evidence 3 : Putative function from multiple computational evidences); this encodes MAGTPLTELNRPLGQDRAAPSGKPWGRWLATAAAGCVGTVILGLALIAALRRDPDGGEPVAYAAIEKRAAPASPIAPGPDTAPPGARGAASAAQLENSAGVTVVRAGEDAPGAIVITVPDEAGAVKLAPAPDNRLVERSRYGLLPKLGPDGATPAKIYARPSGPEPATKPAGRIALLVGGLGISQSGTADAIAKLPGPVSLAFAPYGTELERTVQRARGEGHEVFLQLPMEPFDYPDNDPGPHTLLTGPKASDNVDKLHWSLGRFTGYVGIVNFLGGRLTSDENALSPILRELAGRGLMVIDDGSSQRSLLANSANRAQIPALKIDRVIDTAARADAIDKELSALEALAREQGVVVAAASALPVSIERINRWAETLEAKKITLVPVSAARNFRNPKTTGSLSAGQPR
- the rppH gene encoding RNA pyrophosphohydrolase codes for the protein MIETAPEGYRPCVGLALFNAQGLVFIGRRADKTKREHVAPGHAWQMPQGGIDEGETPLQAARRELAEETNVTSVELLAEAPGWLSYDLPVDIGKEAWKGRWRGQAQKWFAFRFVGRDDEIDILTPSGGHKAEFDAWRWARLDETPDLIIPFKQGVYRQVVSHFAPFAGG
- a CDS encoding conserved membrane hypothetical protein (Evidence 4 : Unknown function but conserved in other organisms), with protein sequence METVSPHELFPHVRIVMGMVIGLAITRMLTGLASFIQHPGRHRLSLLHMLWVGSILLELVLFWWWEFGLSRISNWSFGIYLFLIGYAVVLYLLAALLFPDNISEYAGYEDFFIRRRRWFFGLLAAAFLLDIVDTLIKGSEHWSQLSGDYLVQVPIGLLLCLVAYISERRGVQIGLALTHLAYQAYWIGRVVYTMS
- a CDS encoding hypothetical protein (Evidence 5 : Unknown function); this encodes MRYPASEKAEIIRLVEASHLPARRTLATLGIPRATFYRWYDRYRTGGIEALADHRSRPDRVWNRIPETIRAEIVELALRETELSPRELAVRFTDEKSYFVSEASVYRLLKAHDLITSPAYIVIKAASEFKYKTTAPNQLWQTDFTYLKITGWGWYYLSTVLDDFSRYIVAWKLCATMRADDVTATLDLALAASGLDRITVAHRPRLLSDNGSSYISADLATWLDGKGMPHVRGAPYHPQTQGKIERWHQTLKNRILLENYYLPGDLERQVAAFVEHYNHARYHESLGNLTPADVYFGRGQAILTERERIKRQTIHQRRLQHQLHAA